A single genomic interval of Trichosurus vulpecula isolate mTriVul1 chromosome 6, mTriVul1.pri, whole genome shotgun sequence harbors:
- the SPTY2D1 gene encoding protein SPT2 homolog, producing the protein MDFRDILMVASEQQGLNIIPKRYSLAVGPPKRDPKVKGVQSAAVQAFLKRKEEELRKKALEEKRKKEELVKKRIELKHDKKARAMAKRTKDNFYGYDGTPLEEKSKKKQVVEAPTSQGADQEFLNEEEAESLEYYQTESEHDESEEYEEQEPPLKAVTKPKAPLKNAPPPMNFTDLLRLAEKKQHEPVEIKVVKKIEERPRTAEELREKEFLERKHKNVDRGKEKKILEREKKLAPPALSKKVPSPKESVSARHKGPGDKHSSSRGNHLPQIGAEKKPRPIAASEKHMRLPSTKTQPGERTKAGSGDGFQHSSSESHSLLLNGVEKSRPSSHSLGTGISKTVVRGTQKSNEHRPPKSPSSHPSHSKSGAISTLHDKTRNSGTKQPGNSSSSASGRPGIRTSQPNLNPSPRRHGGSSSSGPEQQTNGSKRSISGSGPTGRPVSGSSGRGHSTGDLGSSGRLASSTGSTGRTVTQPGRPISGSSGPGRPISGSGGPGRPISGSGGPGRPVSGSGGPGRPGSGSGVPGRPGSGSGVPGRPGSGSGGPGRPGSGSGGPGRPGSGSGAPGRPGSGSGAPGRPGSGSGAPGRPGSGSGGPGRPVSGLGGPGRPVSGSGGPGRTVSGSGPPVKPRCTVVSETISSKNIISRPSNGMMNGMRSPPPGYRPAVYPQGIQRSPFPPMARKRYPEEDEDEEYDSEMEDFIDDEGEPQEEISKHIREIFGYDRNKYKDESDYALRYMESSWREQQKEEAKSLRLGMQEDLEEMRREEEELKRRKAKKMKLR; encoded by the exons aaaagATACAGTTTGGCGGTAGgtcctcctaaaagagatcccaaagtcaAGGGTGTCCAGTCGGCAGCAGTGCAAGCTTTCctcaagaggaaggaagaagagctaAGGAAAAAAG CcttggaagaaaagaggaaaaaggaggagctGGTGAAAAAGCGCATTGAGCTAAAACATGACAAAAAAGCAAGAGCCATGGCGAAACGGACAAAGGACAACTTCTATGGTTACGATGGGACTCCTCTTGAAGAGAAGTCAAAGAAGAAGCAGGTAGTCGAGGCACCCACAAGCCAGGGAGCAGACCAAGAATTTTTGAATGAGGAAGAAGCAGAATCTTTGGAATATTATCAGACAGAGTCAGAGCATGATGAGTCAGAAGAGTACGAGGAGCAGGAACCCCCTCTGAAGGCTGTAACCAAACCAAAGGCCCCCCTCAAAAATGCCCCTCCACCTATGAACTTCACAGACTTACTCCGGCTGGCTGAGAAAAAGCAGCACGAACCCGTGGAGATTAAGGTAGTAAAGAAAATAGAGGAACGACCCAGGACTGCAGAAGAACTGAGGGAAAAAGAATTTTTAGAGCGAAAACACAAAAACGTagatagaggaaaagagaaaaagatacttGAACGAGAGAAAAAGCTAGCTCCTCCAGCTTTGTCTAAAAAGGTTCCTTCCCCCAAAGAGAGTGTTAGTGCAAGACACAAAGGTCCTGGGGACAAACATTCCTCTTCCAGGGGGAACCACCTTCCCCAAATAGGTGCTGAGAAAAAACCTAGACCTATTGCAGCCAGTGAGAAACATATGAGGCTGCCATCCACGAAGACCCAGCCAGGAGAGAGGACCAAAGCAGGGTCTGGAGATGGCTTCCAACACTCATCGAGTGAAAGCCACAGCCTCTTGCTTAATGGGGTAGAGAAGTCTCGCCCCAGCTCCCATTCTTTGGGCACAGGGATCTCAAAGACTGTGGTTCGTGGGACTCAAAAATCCAATGAGCATAGGCCCCCCAAATCTCCTTCTTCTCATCCTAGTCATTCCAAGTCTGGGGCTATCTCTACTCTTCATGACAAGACAAGAAATTCAGGTACCAAGCAGCCAGGGAACAGTTCTAGCTCAGCCTCAGGGCGTCCAGGTATACGGACTTCTCAGCCAAACCTAAACCCAAGCCCTAGGAGGCACGGTGGCAGTTCCAGCTCAGGACCTGAACAGCAAACCAATGGATCCAAACGTTCGATCAGTGGCTCAGGCCCCACTGGGCGACCTGTGAGTGGCTCAAGTGGCCGTGGGCATTCTACAGGCGATTTAGGAAGCTCTGGCCGGCTAGCCAGTAGTACAGGCTCCACAGGGCGGACAGTGACCCAACCTGGGCGACCTATCAGTGGCTCAAGTGGCCCTGGACGACCCATTAGCGGCTCAGGTGGCCCTGGGCGACCCATTAGCGGCTCAGGTGGCCCTGGACGACCCGTTAGCGGCTCAGGTGGCCCTGGGAGACCCGGGAGCGGCTCGGGGGTCCCTGGGAGACCCGGGAGCGGCTCGGGGGTCCCTGGCAGACCCGGGAGCGGCTCGGGGGGCCCTGGCAGACCCGGGAGCGGCTCGGGGGGCCCTGGCAGACCCGGGAGCGGCTCGGGGGCCCCTGGCAGACCCGGGAGCGGCTCGGGGGCCCCTGGCAGACCCGGGAGCGGCTCGGGGGCCCCTGGCAGACCCGGGAGCGGTTCGGGGGGCCCTGGCAGACCTGTGAGCGGCTTGGGGGGCCCTGGCAGACCCGTGAGTGGCTCAGGTGGCCCTGGACGGACAGTCAGTGGCTCAGGCCCCCCTGTGAAGCCCAGGTGCACAGTTGTTTCAGAAACTATCTCTTCCAAGAATATCATCAGCCGGCCCAGCAATGGGATGATGAATGGGATGAGGTCCCCTCCACCTGGCTACAGACCTGCAGTATACCCACAAG GTATTCAGAGGTCCCCATTTCCCCCTATGGCCCGGAAACGGTATCCtgaggaagatgaggatgaggagtaTGACTCGGAAATGGAGGACTTCATCGATGATGAAGGAGAGCCTCAAGAAGAAATATCAAAACATATTCGAGAAATCTTTGGCTATGACCGTAATAA ATACAAAGATGAGAGTGATTATGCCTTACGTTACATGGAAAGCAGTTGGAGAGAGCAGCAGAAAGAGGAAGCGAAGAG CTTGAGACTTGGTATGCAAGAAGACCTTGAAGAAATGAGGCGCGAAGAAGAGGAACTCAAGCGCCGGAAAGCCAAGAAAATGAAACTGCGTTAG
- the SPTY2D1OS gene encoding putative transmembrane protein SPTY2D1OS, whose translation MIVIGWILFVGLACYLGTFPEAMHPTLKWIERQPIQPIHDRKGRPRSVLLDEDK comes from the exons ATGATTGTGATTGGCTGGATACTTTTTGTTGGACTTGCATGTTATCTGGGGACGTTTCCTGAAGCAATG catcCCACACTAAAATGGATAGAGAGACAGCCTATCCAGCCTATTCATGACCGAAAAGGTCGACCGAGGAGCGTGCTTTTGGATGAAGACAAGTGA